The Streptomyces racemochromogenes DNA segment ATCCCGACGAGGAGACCGGAGCGGGCGGCGATGGCGCGCGTGGTGGCGGCCGCGTCGGCGTCCTGGACGGTGATCACCTCGTCGATGAGGTGGATGTCGGTGACGGGGGCGAGGAAGCCTCCGATGAGGCCGGGGATGGCGTGCGGTCCGGGCTGTCCGCCGGAGAGCAGCGCCGAACCGGCGGGCTCGACGGCGACCACCTTCAGGTCCGGGTTGCGCTCGCGCAGGTAGCGGGCGGTGCCGGACAGGGTGCCTCCGGTGCCGATCCCGCAGACCAGGTAGTCGACGCGGCCGTCGGTGTCGTACCAGATCTCGGGGCCGGTGGTCTCGTAGTGGGCGCGGACGTTGTCGGGGTTCTGGTGCTGGCGCGCGTACCAGGAGCCCGGCATGCCGGCGTGCAGCTGCTCGGCGCGCTCGACGCAGGCGGGGAAGCCGAGGGTGTGGTCGGTGAACTCCACCTCCGCCCCCAGCATGCGCAGCGTCAGCACGCGTTCGCGGGAGGCGTTGGAGGGGAGCACGATCAGGCAGCGGTAGCCGCGGGCGGCGGCGAGGGCCGCGAGGGCGATGCCGGTGTTGCCCGAGGTGGACTCGATGACGGTGGCGCCCGGCTGGAGGGCACCGGACTCCTCGGCGGCTCTCATCATGAAGAGGGCGGCCCGGTCCTTGACGCTGGACAGCGGGTTGGCCGCTTCCAGTTTGGCGAGGACCTGGGCCGTTTCGGGCAGGCCGTCGAGCTGGAGCCGGAACAGCGGTGTGCCGCCGACGAGGTCCTCGAATGATGCCGCGATGCGGCGGGTGCGCGCGTGGTTCACGTGCCTGCCCCTTTGGTACTGGACGTGCGGTGGGTCTTTGCAAGGTAGTCAGACCCGGTAGCGCGCGATTGGTGTCCGGCTCGGGCCGGACTCGGGTACCGGTCGCGCGCCGCGGGCGTCCGTGGACCTGGGGCCGGTCAGAGGGAGTTGAGGTCCACCGCCTCGGCCATCGTCCGGTAGCCCGCGTCGTTGAGGTGGAGGCGGTCGGCGAAGGCGAGTTCCGCTTTCAGCTCCTGCGGGTGTTCCGGATCGGCGACGGCCCGGTCGAAGTCCACGACCGCGTCGTAGGACCCGCTGGTGCGGATCCACGTGTTGACCTCGTTCCGGACGGCTTCGGCGGCCGGGTTCCAGTACGGGGCTCCGCCGTAGGGCGGGAGGGTGCCGCCGAGGATCCGGACCCCGCGCTGGTGGGCCTCGCGGATCAGCTGCCGGTGACCGGCGATGATCTCCTGCGCGGTGGCCCGGGGGCCGGCCGTGCAGCGGTCCTGCGGCACGTCGGGCTGGATGATGTCGTTGGTGCCCTGGAGGACGATCACCGTGCCGGTGTCCGGCCGGCCGAGCGCGTCGCGGCGGAAGCGGTGCAGGGCGCTCTCGCCGTAACAGGGCGAGTCGTTCAGGACCTTGTTGCCCCCGATCCCGGCGTTCAGGACGGGGCGGGGCCGGCCCTGGCCCGCGAGGCGTTCCGCGAGGGCGTCGGGGTAGCGGCGGTCGGCGCCGGGGGTGGCGCCGAAGCCGTCGGTGAGGGAGTCGCCGAAGGTGACGACCGCTCGGCGGGCGCCGCCCGGGCCGCCGCCCCTCACGTCGATCCCGGCCAGGTGGTACCAGGACCAGCTCTGGTTTCCCGGGGCCGCGAAGGCGTCGCCCGCGGTGTCGCGCAGGTGGTCGCCGTCGGCCCGGTAGGAGGTGCCCATGGCCACGTTGTGGAAGGTGGCGGGGCCGGTGGGGCCCTGGAACCAGAGGGTGACGGTGAGCTGTTCGAAGGCCTTGACGGGAAGGGCCACCGGGTCGCTCGCGAGCGTGCCGCCCGCCGGGACGGTGGCCGTTCCCGCGCCGCCGAAGCGCAGCGTGCGTACGGAGCCGGCCTGGACGGCCGCACCGCCGGCGCTGCGGGCGACGGTCGCGCCGGTGAGCCGCAGCGGGGTCTTCCCGTACGCGTTGGTGAGCCGGACGCGCAGTTCGGAGCCCTCGGCGCCGGCCCGGACCACCTGGCGCACCGACTGGTCGCGGAAGCCCTCCTCGGACCAGTTGGGGAACCAGTCGGTGTGGGTGGGGGCCTGCGGGGCGGCGCCCCAGGCGCTGTCCCAGGGGGTGTGGGCAGCGGCGGGGACGGCGGCGGTGGCGGTGGCGGCGACGGCCAGGAGGGCGGCGGCGAGCGGGACGGCGAGGGCGGTCTTCTTCGTGGTCATACCCCTCTGACCCGGGCCGCCCCGCGGATGTGACGGGCGGGGCGGCTTCCTGCGTGTGGGGCCGGTCACACGGGGGGCCGCCCCGGGTGGCGGTCCGGCGGGCGGCCCCCGCACCGACGGCCCGTCAGCGGCGCAGGCCCGCCAGCTTGTCGGGGTTGACCTGGATGCGGATGTTGCGCATCAGACCGCCCTCCAGGTCGTAGGTGAGCGAGCCGATCGGCTCGTCCCCGGCCAGGGCGAGGACGCCGAGCTCGCCGTTGATGACCGCCGGGACGACGGTGACCCCGGCCATGGCCGGCTTGGCCAGCACCCCCTGCAGGAACCGGCCGACGTGGTCCGCGCCGTACAGCGGGCGGCGGGCGGCGGTGACCTTGCCGCCGCCGTCGGACCAGGCGGTGACGTCGGGGGCCAGCATCTCCAGGACGGCGTTCAGGTCTCCGCCGGCGCAGGCCTTCAGGAAGCGCCGGGTGATCTGCTCGCGCTCCGCGCTGTCGGAGTCGTAGCGGTGGCGGCGCTCCGCGACGTGCTTGCGGGCCCGGCTGGAGATCTGCCGGACCGCCGGCTCCGGACGGTCGAGGAAGCCGGCGATCTCGGCGTGGGAGTAGCCGAAGACCTCGCGCAGCACGAACACGGCGCGCTCCACGGGGCCCAGGGTCTCCAGGACGACCAGCATCGCCGTGGAGACGCTCTCGGCGAGCTCCTGCTCCTGTGCCACGTCGGGTTCGGTGAGCAGGGGCTCCGGCAGCCAGGGGCCGACGTACTCCTCCCGCGTGGCGCGGGCGGAGGTGAGCCGGTTCAGGGACAGGTTGGTGACCGTGCGCACGAGGTACGCCTTGGGGTGGCGGACCTCCGAGCGGTCGGCCTTGTTCCAGGTCAGCCAGGCGTCCTGGACGATGTCCTCGGCGTCGCTGACGGTCCCCAGCATGCGGTAGGCGGTGGCGAACAGCAGCCGCCGGTGTTCGTCGAAGGGGTCTGTCCCGGGTTCGGTCGTGATCACCGTTCGATTCTGCCCGGCGCACGGCGGAAGCTGCCACTCCTCCCCCGCCGGACGTCGGTTGGGGCCGGACGTCAGTTGAGGGTGTTCACCCGCTGGTCGTGCAGGTCGTAGCGGGCCGCCGCGATGGCGAGCTTCCCGGCGGCGACGGCGCGCGCCAGGTCCGGTTCGGCGGCCAGCCGGTCGCGGGTGCGGCGGGCGTGGGCGTCGATGGTGGCGCGGACGCGGGCGTCGCCATGCTGGGTCCGGTCGATCGCGGGGCTGATCTGATCGGCCAGGTACTGGATGTGCGCGGGCAGTCGTTCGCCGGTCTCGTCGGCGTGGACGGCCGCGCCGACGGCCCCGCAGGACTGGTGGCCGAGGACCAGCACCAGGGGGATCCTGAGCTCCAGGACGCCGTAGGCGA contains these protein-coding regions:
- a CDS encoding PLP-dependent cysteine synthase family protein, translated to MNHARTRRIAASFEDLVGGTPLFRLQLDGLPETAQVLAKLEAANPLSSVKDRAALFMMRAAEESGALQPGATVIESTSGNTGIALAALAAARGYRCLIVLPSNASRERVLTLRMLGAEVEFTDHTLGFPACVERAEQLHAGMPGSWYARQHQNPDNVRAHYETTGPEIWYDTDGRVDYLVCGIGTGGTLSGTARYLRERNPDLKVVAVEPAGSALLSGGQPGPHAIPGLIGGFLAPVTDIHLIDEVITVQDADAAATTRAIAARSGLLVGISAGAAAYGCLELARRHDLSDAVVATVFPDSGERYLSWWPQEDTAGRG
- a CDS encoding RNA polymerase sigma-70 factor, producing the protein MITTEPGTDPFDEHRRLLFATAYRMLGTVSDAEDIVQDAWLTWNKADRSEVRHPKAYLVRTVTNLSLNRLTSARATREEYVGPWLPEPLLTEPDVAQEQELAESVSTAMLVVLETLGPVERAVFVLREVFGYSHAEIAGFLDRPEPAVRQISSRARKHVAERRHRYDSDSAEREQITRRFLKACAGGDLNAVLEMLAPDVTAWSDGGGKVTAARRPLYGADHVGRFLQGVLAKPAMAGVTVVPAVINGELGVLALAGDEPIGSLTYDLEGGLMRNIRIQVNPDKLAGLRR
- a CDS encoding SGNH/GDSL hydrolase family protein; the protein is MTTKKTALAVPLAAALLAVAATATAAVPAAAHTPWDSAWGAAPQAPTHTDWFPNWSEEGFRDQSVRQVVRAGAEGSELRVRLTNAYGKTPLRLTGATVARSAGGAAVQAGSVRTLRFGGAGTATVPAGGTLASDPVALPVKAFEQLTVTLWFQGPTGPATFHNVAMGTSYRADGDHLRDTAGDAFAAPGNQSWSWYHLAGIDVRGGGPGGARRAVVTFGDSLTDGFGATPGADRRYPDALAERLAGQGRPRPVLNAGIGGNKVLNDSPCYGESALHRFRRDALGRPDTGTVIVLQGTNDIIQPDVPQDRCTAGPRATAQEIIAGHRQLIREAHQRGVRILGGTLPPYGGAPYWNPAAEAVRNEVNTWIRTSGSYDAVVDFDRAVADPEHPQELKAELAFADRLHLNDAGYRTMAEAVDLNSL